A single window of Salvia splendens isolate huo1 chromosome 8, SspV2, whole genome shotgun sequence DNA harbors:
- the LOC121744054 gene encoding leucine-rich repeat receptor-like protein kinase PEPR2 has protein sequence MFIVILGYVLFLVPLPSASQPQAALQLLRFRDSLPEASKSLLQWNPTTSASAHCSWPGVSCYSNDIDFRVEKLELKAFGLTGVLEDSYSFLCGVPDLVLIDLSSNNFSGRVPTVVGNCSQLIDVNLNNNHLSGPIPPDVFKPGKLLALGLGGNKLSGTIPPEVGQCKRLEYLALNASSLSGEVPSELFSVLNLKYLYLDLNKFNGTLPQFPSRCPLVELVLLNNSFHGSLPTSISNCRDLRFLDASINKLGGVMEQDIFTGLMQLDELSLARNNFEGQIPMSVWSLRNITSLMLFGNKFNGSIPEDIRRCDKLARLDLSENVLTGPIPASVSYLRNLRIMNLYKNRLSGPIPQGIGNCTSLTDVVLRENNISGILPPELCGLRSLEFLMLSHNHIEGPIPDCIGSLISLQVFSVYNNSMTGRVPPGITKLTNLTTLNLAVNNLDGVIPSDLGKNLVPGLDILDLTGNQFTGELPLSACSGNRLRRFTLGDNKFVGSFPTEIIKCKSLIRLSLDNNSLQGSIPNELENSSSIEYFNIRGNMFEGPIPTVFGSWSNLSTVDLSDNKFSGSIPKEFGGLQNLVEMNISSNRLTGEIPPELSRCPKLDKLDLSKNELEGGVPSEILSSASLSIIQFQDNKLTGMIPNASVSSQKLQVLQLGDNLLEGHFPCSLNKDLSSLNLSSNKFSGEIPRCIGNLKKLEILDISSNDFSGEIPSEAKNMESLRFLNISYNQLTGQIPAAWAKPLEHPGTSDGNPGLCLASINGGNCRSHKKAHRGGLLAGIITGSFFLTACLLATIYVLVTRFWHRTASTPEQSLLHDQSSYEDLPDDLKFVDILRGTEGWSDKYVIGRGKHGTVYRAQSMKSKKHWAIKKVDLTEEKSNTEMRILNLVRHRNILRMEGYSIRNGYGYIVTEYMPEGTLYHLLHKRLPRVALTWEQRCRIALGIAQGLSYLHHDCVPPIIHRDIKSDNVLLDSEFEPKIGDFGTAKLDSDVDEDETDSTIVGTLGYIAPENAYSSRLTDKCDVYSNGVILLELLCRKLPVDPSFDEGLDIVSWVRTTLHGYNHHFGFLDEEIMHWEREDQQEAVEMVDLALKCTEMVPDIRPSMRDVVSSLLKFKKKKI, from the exons GCACACTGCAGCTGGCCTGGTGTTTCTTGCTACTCAAATGACATAGATTTTCGAGTGGAAAAGTTGGAGCTGAAGGCGTTCGGGCTCACCGGGGTTCTAGAAGACTCGTATTCGTTCTTGTGTGGGGTTCCTGATCTGGTACTTATTGATCTCAGCAGCAACAATTTCAGTGGAAGAGTTCCTACTGTGGTTGGAAACTGCAGTCAGCTTATCGATGTTAATCTCAACAACAATCACCTGTCAGGACCAATTCCACCTGATGTTTTCAAGCCAGGCAAGCTTCTGGCGCTCGGCTTGGGTGGGAACAAGCTATCTGGCACGATTCCACCCGAGGTAGGCCAATGCAAACGTCTTGAATATCTTGCATTGAACGCGAGCTCATTGAGCGGTGAAGTTCCAAGTGAGCTGTTTTCAGTTCTGAATTTGAAGTATCTCTATTTGGATTTGAATAAATTCAACGGCACATTACCTCAATTCCCATCAAGATGCCCACTTGTTGAACTGGTTCTGCTAAACAATTCATTCCATGGCTCCTTGCCAACGTCCATAAGCAACTGTCGGGATCTCCGATTCCTGGATGCATCTATTAACAAGCTTGGAGGAGTAATGGAGCAGGATATCTTCACGGGGCTGATGCAACTTGACGAACTGTCCCTTGCTCGAAACAACTTTGAAGGGCAAATTCCTATGTCCGTCTGGAGTCTCAGGAATATAACGAGCCTCATGCTTTTTGGAAACAAGTTCAATGGGAGCATTCCTGAAGATATCAGGCGATGTGATAAGCTTGCTCGCCTCGACTTATCAGAAAACGTCTTGACTGGTCCTATTCCAGCTTCAGTTTCTTATCTCAGGAATTTGCGGATCATGAATCTCTATAAAAATAGGCTCAGTGGTCCTATACCCCAGGGAATTGGAAACTGCACTTCTCTAACAGATGTTGTTTTGCGCGAAAACAACATCAGTGGAATTCTTCCTCCTGAGTTATGTGGTCTCCGGAGTTTGGAGTTTCTCATGCTGAGTCACAATCATATTGAGGGCCCTATACCGGATTGTATAGGAAGTTTGATCTCTCTTCAAGTGTTCAGCGTTTACAATAATAGCATGACAGGCAGAGTACCACCTGGTATTACCAAGTTGACCAACCTTACAACTCTTAATTTGGCTGTAAACAACTTAGATGGGGTGATTCCATCAGATCTGGGCAAGAATCTCGTTCCTGGTTTGGATATCTTGGATCTTACAGGAAATCAGTTCACGGGAGAACTTCCACTCTCTGCATGTTCTGGCAACCGTCTTCGACGTTTCACCCTTGGCGACAACAAATTTGTAGGCAGTTTCCCCACAGAAATCATCAAATGTAAGTCTCTAATTAGATTGTCTCTTGACAACAATAGCTTGCAAGGAAGCATACCGAATGAGCTGGAAAATTCATCCAgcattgaatattttaatattcgAGGAAACATGTTTGAAGGACCTATCCCAACAGTCTTTGGTTCCTGGAGCAATCTCTCAACTGTTGATCTTTCAGACAATAAGTTTTCAGGCTCAATACCTAAGGAATTTGGGGGACTTCAAAATCTGGTAGAAATGAATATTTCTTCAAACAGATTGACAGGGGAAATTCCACCCGAGCTGAGTCGTTGTCCAAAGTTAGACAAACTAGACCTCAGCAAGAATGAACTTGAGGGAGGCGTCCCGTCTGAGATCCTTTCTTCAGCATCACTGTCGATCATTCAGTTTCAGGACAACAAATTGACAGGCATGATCCCCAATGCTTCTGTGAGTAGCCAAAAACTTCAAGTGCTGCAGCTTGGGGACAATTTGCTTGAGGGTCACTTTCCTTGCAGTCTGAATAAAGATCTTAGTAGCTTGAACCTCAGTAGTAACAAGTTTTCTGGAGAAATACCCAGGTGCATTGGCAATCTCAAAAAGTTGGAGATTCTTGATATCTCAAGCAACGATTTCTCAGGCGAGATACCATCAGAGGCAAAAAATATGGAATCACTTCGATTTCTGAACATATCATATAATCAACTCACAGGCCAAATTCCTGCTGCTTGGGCAAAGCCATTGGAGCATCCCGGAACATCTGACGGAAATCCAGGACTCTGCCTAGCATCCATAAATGGCGGCAACTGCAGAAGTCACAAGAAAGCACATCGAGGAGGCCTCCTTGCTGGTATAATAACCGGATCATTTTTCTTGACAGCATGCCTTCTTGCCACCATATATGTGTTAGTAACTCGTTTTTGGCACCGTACCGCATCAACTCCTGAACAGTCGCTGTTGCACGATCAATCAAGCTACGAAGACTTACCAGATGATCTGAAATTTGTTGACATTCTTCGTGGAACCGAAGGTTGGAGTGATAAATATGTGATTGGAAGAGGCAAGCATGGAACTGTTTATAGAGCACAATCGATGAAATCAAAAAAGCACTGGGCAATTAAGAAGGTGGATCTAACTGAGGAAAAATCCAACACGGAGATGAGAATTTTGAACCTAGTCAGGCATAGAAATATACTTAGAATGGAAGGATACAGCATCAGGAATGGATATGGATACATAGTTACAGAATACATGCCTGAAGGTACTCTTTATCATCTGCtgcacaagaggttgcctcggGTAGCTTTGACCTGGGAGCAACGATGCCGTATTGCTCTTGGAATAGCTCAAGGTTTGTCGTATCTTCACCATGATTGTGTACCTCCAATCATTCACAGAGATATTAAATCAGACAATGTACTGCTGGACTCTGAATTTGAACCGAAGATTGGAGATTTTGGGACAGCGAAACTGGATTCAGATGTTGATGAAGACGAAACAGATTCTACAATTGTTGGAACACTTGGCTATATAGCACCAG AGAATGCATACTCATCAAGGTTGACGGATAAATGTGATGTGTACAGCAATGGTGTAATTTTGCTGGAGCTTCTTTGCAGAAAATTACCTGTGGATCCCAGCTTTGATGAGGGCTTAGATATTGTCTCATGGGTAAGGACGACACTACATGGTTACAACCATCACTTCGGTTTCTTGGATGAAGAAATCATGCACTGGGAGAGAGAGGACCAGCAAGAAGCAGTGGAGATGGTGGATCTTGCTTTAAAATGCACAGAAATGGTTCCAGATATCAGGCCCTCAATGAGAGATGTAGTGAGTTCTCtgcttaaatttaaaaaaaaaaaaatttga